One region of Ictalurus furcatus strain D&B chromosome 17, Billie_1.0, whole genome shotgun sequence genomic DNA includes:
- the gmnc gene encoding geminin coiled-coil domain-containing protein 1 isoform X1, which translates to MFRLCFLLAQRLHLSLQVMLMEGFPDANTRYRRDRSVTEAKAWSCEESRRHMEKDFYMASKMQSSILSCRDARFDCAYSASTSARATVDVSTATLVSLWDAGRLDDAGCQRELPQLVPAHGALRDSVWSDRLSPHLQRNKQLQDTLMQKEEELARLQEENNKLKEFLNSSYVKSLEDKSKMLFSVQRSADVQHRKRALHHERDFLNVSRLLQGGEEKRTCRNLSLEFCSAEEVADTPPLDSWVLETLGLQDEDTINTDSSFSSPVTEHRAPSFSSPAPSTDHFSPALQDSTMYSPYSDSHCEYSSAIESSCGFSHSMDDSADYLALGASRMYTVTSTGSLQGIEVPTGHFTPPKAASTPQRSHVPSSERLHHGRSYVDEGALFSTPHATRSRTDLAFSMSLSPQNSVKTHTFPQGQAFTRRDSQGGWNFTWVPKQCS; encoded by the exons ATGTTTCGTTTGTGTTTTCTTCTAGCTCAGAGACTGCATCTGAGCCTGCAAGTGATGCTCATGGAGGGCTTTCCTGATGCAAATACGAGATATAGGAGGGATAGAAGTGTTACAGAAGCAAAAGCCTGGTCATGCGAGGAGTCAAGACGGCACATGGAGAAAGACTTTTACATGGCATCAAAG atgcaGAGCTCCATCCTCTCCTGCCGAGATGCGCGCTTCGACTGCGCCTACTCCGCCTCTACGTCGGCTCGCGCCACTGTTGACGTTTCCACGGCAACGCTCGTCTCCCTCTGGGACGCCGGTCGCTTGGACGACGCGGGTTGCCAGCGCGAGC tCCCACAGCTGGTTCCAGCGCACGGTGCTCTACGCGACTCCGTCTGGTCCGACCGGCTCTCCCCTCACCTCCAGCGGAACAAGCAG CTTCAGGACACCTTGatgcagaaagaagaagaactcGCCAGACTCCAGGAAGAGAATAACAAACTCAAAGAGTTTCTAAACTCATCGTATGTGAAGTCTCTCGAAGACAAATCGAAG ATGCTGTTCTCTGTCCAGAGAAGCGCAGACGTGCAGCACAGGAAAAGAGCTCTACACCACGAGAGAGACTTCCTCAATGTGAGTCGGCTGCTGCAGGGCGGCGAGGAGAAGCGGACGTGCCGTAACCTCTCTCTGGAGTTCTGCTCCGCCGAAGAGGTGGCTGATACGCCTCCGCTGGACTCCTGGGTTCTTGAAACACTTGGACTGCAGGATGAGGACACCATCAACACGGACAGCAGTTTCAGCAGCCCTGTGACAGAGCACAGAGCGCCTTCCTTCAGCTCTCCAGCGCCGAGCACCGACCACTTCAGCCCTGCGCTGCAGGACAGCACCATGTACAGCCCTTACTCGGACAGCCACTGTGAATATAGCAGCGCAATAGAGTCGTCATGTGGCTTCAGCCACAGCATGGACGACAGCGCAGATTATTTGGCTCTCGGTGCGTCACGGATGTACACCGTCACGTCTACGGGCTCGCTCCAAGGTATCGAAGTTCCTACCGGGCACTTCACCCCTCCTAAAGCGGCGTCGACTCCTCAGCGTTCGCACGTCCCGAGCTCAGAGCGGCTCCATCACGGCCGCAGCTACGTGGACGAGGGTGCGCTGTTCTCGACGCCACACGCGACGCGCAGCAGAACGGACTTAGCGTTCAGCATGTCGCTGAGTCCGCAGAACAGCGTCAAGACCCACACTTTCCCACAAGGACAGGCTTTCACACGCAGAGACTCACAAGGTGGATGGAATTTCACCTGGGTGCCTAAACAGTGTTCTTAA
- the gmnc gene encoding geminin coiled-coil domain-containing protein 1 isoform X2, with the protein MMQSSILSCRDARFDCAYSASTSARATVDVSTATLVSLWDAGRLDDAGCQRELPQLVPAHGALRDSVWSDRLSPHLQRNKQLQDTLMQKEEELARLQEENNKLKEFLNSSYVKSLEDKSKMLFSVQRSADVQHRKRALHHERDFLNVSRLLQGGEEKRTCRNLSLEFCSAEEVADTPPLDSWVLETLGLQDEDTINTDSSFSSPVTEHRAPSFSSPAPSTDHFSPALQDSTMYSPYSDSHCEYSSAIESSCGFSHSMDDSADYLALGASRMYTVTSTGSLQGIEVPTGHFTPPKAASTPQRSHVPSSERLHHGRSYVDEGALFSTPHATRSRTDLAFSMSLSPQNSVKTHTFPQGQAFTRRDSQGGWNFTWVPKQCS; encoded by the exons ATG atgcaGAGCTCCATCCTCTCCTGCCGAGATGCGCGCTTCGACTGCGCCTACTCCGCCTCTACGTCGGCTCGCGCCACTGTTGACGTTTCCACGGCAACGCTCGTCTCCCTCTGGGACGCCGGTCGCTTGGACGACGCGGGTTGCCAGCGCGAGC tCCCACAGCTGGTTCCAGCGCACGGTGCTCTACGCGACTCCGTCTGGTCCGACCGGCTCTCCCCTCACCTCCAGCGGAACAAGCAG CTTCAGGACACCTTGatgcagaaagaagaagaactcGCCAGACTCCAGGAAGAGAATAACAAACTCAAAGAGTTTCTAAACTCATCGTATGTGAAGTCTCTCGAAGACAAATCGAAG ATGCTGTTCTCTGTCCAGAGAAGCGCAGACGTGCAGCACAGGAAAAGAGCTCTACACCACGAGAGAGACTTCCTCAATGTGAGTCGGCTGCTGCAGGGCGGCGAGGAGAAGCGGACGTGCCGTAACCTCTCTCTGGAGTTCTGCTCCGCCGAAGAGGTGGCTGATACGCCTCCGCTGGACTCCTGGGTTCTTGAAACACTTGGACTGCAGGATGAGGACACCATCAACACGGACAGCAGTTTCAGCAGCCCTGTGACAGAGCACAGAGCGCCTTCCTTCAGCTCTCCAGCGCCGAGCACCGACCACTTCAGCCCTGCGCTGCAGGACAGCACCATGTACAGCCCTTACTCGGACAGCCACTGTGAATATAGCAGCGCAATAGAGTCGTCATGTGGCTTCAGCCACAGCATGGACGACAGCGCAGATTATTTGGCTCTCGGTGCGTCACGGATGTACACCGTCACGTCTACGGGCTCGCTCCAAGGTATCGAAGTTCCTACCGGGCACTTCACCCCTCCTAAAGCGGCGTCGACTCCTCAGCGTTCGCACGTCCCGAGCTCAGAGCGGCTCCATCACGGCCGCAGCTACGTGGACGAGGGTGCGCTGTTCTCGACGCCACACGCGACGCGCAGCAGAACGGACTTAGCGTTCAGCATGTCGCTGAGTCCGCAGAACAGCGTCAAGACCCACACTTTCCCACAAGGACAGGCTTTCACACGCAGAGACTCACAAGGTGGATGGAATTTCACCTGGGTGCCTAAACAGTGTTCTTAA